The following proteins are encoded in a genomic region of Phragmites australis chromosome 9, lpPhrAust1.1, whole genome shotgun sequence:
- the LOC133928883 gene encoding uncharacterized protein LOC133928883 — translation MLTAVRRRLPHGILTAAFSTATSTAADQTIPYLISSCGLSPAAAARAAPSVRLASPAAAAQADAVLALLRRYGFSDADISTTVRKLPVVLVSDPANTLQPKLDFLASVGFAAPLLPRLISLSPIVLHRSVQDHLAPLFASLREVLGSDARVVVALRQMPFVIRCQPKSTLFRALPLLRDVHGLSPGEVSKVVALQPGVILQGPDRINEIVEAVRNAGVEPGSPMFVHVFSILSKMKTPTLESKIALYRRLGFGEDGVTQMIRRYPGSMAVSERKIEKIVGFLIRKAGLSLEDIVAYPALLTRSLEAHSRRCAVLAALRRAGKRQGQHRLAVVLVCTEERFLQVYVQPHLEELPDVLRSKNGEIPFEGFDGSEEQPKPPRKKMSA, via the coding sequence ATGCTgaccgccgtccgccgccgcctccctcacgGCATCCTAACCGCCGCCTTCTCTACCGCCACTTCCACAGCCGCCGACCAGACGATCCCCTACCTGATCTCCAGTTGCGGcctctcccccgccgccgccgcccgcgccgcgccCTCCGTCCGCCTCGcctccccggccgccgccgcgcagGCGGACGCCGTCCTCGCGCTCCTCCGCCGCTACGGCTTCTCCGACGCCGACATCTCCACCACCGTCCGCAAGCTGCCCGTCGTGCTCGTCTCCGACCCGGCCAACACGCTCCAGCCCAAGCTCGACTTCCTCGCCTCCGTCGGCTTCGCGGCGCCGCTCCTGCCGCGGCTCATCTCGCTCAGCCCCATCGTCCTCCACCGCAGCGTCCAGGACCACCTGGCACCTCTCTTCGCCTCCCTCCGCGAGGTCCTCGGCTCCGACGCCCGCGTCGTCGTCGCGCTCCGCCAGATGCCCTTCGTCATCCGATGCCAGCCCAAGTCCACGCTCTTCCGCGCGCTCCCGCTGCTCCGCGACGTCCACGGCCTCTCCCCTGGCGAGGTCTCCAAGGTCGTCGCCCTCCAGCCCGGCGTCATCCTTCAGGGCCCCGACCGCATCAACGAGATCGTGGAGGCCGTCAGGAACGCTGGCGTCGAGCCCGGAAGCCCCATGTTCGTCCACGTCTTCTCCATTCTCTCCAAGATGAAGACACCCACGCTGGAGAGCAAGATCGCGCTGTACCGGCGCCTCGGCTTCGGCGAGGACGGCGTCACCCAGATGATCCGGCGGTACCCGGGCTCGATGGCGGTCTCGGAGAGGAAGATCGAGAAGATCGTCGGGTTCCTGATCCGCAAGGCGGGGCTGAGCCTGGAGGACATCGTGGCCTACCCGGCCTTGCTCACGCGGAGCCTTGAGGCCCACTCCCGGAGGTGCGCCGTGCTCGCCGCGCTGAGGAGGGCAGGGAAGCGGCAGGGGCAGCACCGGCTGGCCGTGGTGCTCGTGTGCACCGAGGAACGGTTCCTTCAGGTGTATGTGCAGCCGCACCTGGAGGAGCTCCCTGATGTCCTCCGATCCAAGAACGGCGAGATCCCGTTCGAGGGCTTCGATGGGTCGGAGGAGCAACCTAAGCCGccaaggaagaagatgagcGCATGA